A window of Gorilla gorilla gorilla isolate KB3781 chromosome 5, NHGRI_mGorGor1-v2.1_pri, whole genome shotgun sequence genomic DNA:
ATAGGAATCTTTGCATTTATGCAGTTTGTGAAATCATTAAACTCCTCATGTACTTTTATTAGAAATATGATTTACAGAACCATATTTGTCTACATATAATGGATGTAAGGTGGCAGTGCAATTTGCCTGAGATTTATCGCAGTGCCAAAGTGGTTCGTTTCTGATTCATTTTTCTAATCCTtttggcttttttcctttttgtaggtCCAAAACAGACAGGCATTATCAAGCATGACATTCTCCCAACCACTGGTTTGGCAACGTTAAGAATTAGCACACCCTTGGAAAACTACTTACTCGAAGAACTGATTGTCACTAGAGAGCTTTCAGCAAAACACAGTCTTCTTTCTTCCGCAGATGTTTCCTCTTCTCAATTCCTGAATTTTGGTATTCATGACCCAGCACAAATTGTCCAGGACAAAACATCGGTATCACATATGCCTATTCGAACTTCAGCAGCCACACtaggtttcttttttcctgatagGAGAGCAAGGACCCCATTTATCATGTCTTCCTTAatgtcagattttatttttcctacacAATCTTTATTATTTGAGAACTATCAGACTGTTGCTTCATCTGCTACCCCAACGACTTCAGTAATTAGAAGCATTCCAGGGGCTGATATTGAGCTAAACAGGCAGTCATTACTCTCCCGTGGATTCCTGCTTACAGCTGCCTCCATAAGTGCAACTCCAGTTGTCTCTAGGGGGGCTCAAGAGGATATTGAAGAATATTCAGCTGATTCTTTAATTTCAAGAAGAGAGCACTGGAGATTGCTCAGCCCCTCGATGTCTCCCATTTTTCCTGCTAAGATAATTATATCTAAACAGGTAACCATCTTAAACTCATCAGCTCTGCACCGGTTCGGTACAAAAGCCTTCAATCCCAGTGAATATCAGGCTATTACTGAAGCTTCAAGCAACCAGAGACTCACAAACATCGAATCACAGGCTGCTGATTCTTTAAGAGAATTAAGCCAAACATGTGCAACATGTTCTATGACTGAAATAAAATCCTCTCGTGAATTCTCAGATCAAATTTTGCATAGCAAACAGTTCCACTTTTATGAGACATTCTGGATGAACTCAGCGATATTAGCCAGCTGGTATGCACTAATGGGAGCTCAAACTATCACTTCTGGGCATTCACTTTCTTCTGCTACTGAAATAACACCATCAGTGGCATTCACAGAAGTgccatctttatttccttctaaaaAGAGTGCAAAAAGAACAATTTTATCCTCATCCTTGGAAGAATCCATTACCCTATCAAGTAATTTGGATGTTAATTTATGTTTGGATAAGACTTGTTTATCCATTGTCCCTTCACAAACTATCTCTTCAGACTTGATGAATTCTGATTTGACTTCAAAAATGACTACTGATGAACTGTCAGtatcagaaaacattttaaaactattgaAAATAAGACAATATGGCATAACTATGGGCCCCACTGAGGTACTAAATCAAGAGAGCTTATTGgacatggaaaaaataaaggatCTCATACACTGTTCAAACTTCACCCAAGTGATAGTTCTCTGGATTTTGAGTT
This region includes:
- the LOC129534468 gene encoding protein eyes shut homolog, whose product is MSSGFSGQFCEININECSSSPCLHGADCEDHINAYVCKCQPGWSGHHCEKELECIPNSCVHELCMENEPGSTCLCTPGFMTCSIGLLCGDDIRRITCLTPIFQRTDPISTQTYTVPPSETLVSSFPSIKATRIPAIMDTYPVDQGPKQTGIIKHDILPTTGLATLRISTPLENYLLEELIVTRELSAKHSLLSSADVSSSQFLNFGIHDPAQIVQDKTSVSHMPIRTSAATLGFFFPDRRARTPFIMSSLMSDFIFPTQSLLFENYQTVASSATPTTSVIRSIPGADIELNRQSLLSRGFLLTAASISATPVVSRGAQEDIEEYSADSLISRREHWRLLSPSMSPIFPAKIIISKQVTILNSSALHRFGTKAFNPSEYQAITEASSNQRLTNIESQAADSLRELSQTCATCSMTEIKSSREFSDQILHSKQFHFYETFWMNSAILASWYALMGAQTITSGHSLSSATEITPSVAFTEVPSLFPSKKSAKRTILSSSLEESITLSSNLDVNLCLDKTCLSIVPSQTISSDLMNSDLTSKMTTDELSVSENILKLLKIRQYGITMGPTEVLNQESLLDMEKIKDLIHCSNFTQVIVLWILS